The nucleotide window TTTCTATcactattaataatattaataatactaAATCATTTATTGATATAAAGTATCAACTGAAGCAAGTTTAAGATACTGCACACAACAGTGGGCTTGGAAACTATTTCTTATGGTAACAGGTTTGATTCTAATAAACGCCTTTCCAAAGAGAACTCAGCCCCTCGCCTTAAATATTACACATTAAGGCTTTCTCACAGCTGCGGtattttactttttcaaaaGTAAAACTCAATAAATTTAACTTCCTGATTGTAATACGGCAGTTTCTTTTTAAGCACGTCTTCATctttcctttcaaaatattaGCCAGAAACGGCTCTTCCGTATTTGTTAACTTACGTGTTCAGAAGATTTGTATCGGCAGCAATGATCACGATGTCCCATAAGTTGATCCCGCTTCACTGTCTTTCACAAGCACATCTCTGTACAATGAGGAAGGGCGCCGATTCCTGAGGTATATATAGAAGACTGTTGCACCTATTCCCAATACAGCGCAAAGGACCGCAATCACAACGATCGCCGTAATCCAGCCAGGTGTACTGTTTTCAGCTGGACACATCTTCCAGGAACTCCTACAGATATGATCGTCGCAGCAAAACAGGCTCTGATCCGTTCCACAGTCCAAACTAATATCACATGACTCTCCATCGCAGGTTTTTCTGCACACATTCGTCTGATCATATGTTCGGAGGCAACAGGCATGTGTTCCATTCTTACAGTCCGAATTGTATTGACATTCGTCGTCGCCATAACTCGCCTCTAAAGAAGAGGTTGAGAGAAGCAAGAGGAGAACAGAAGTGCACCAAATCATTCGTGAATGCGAAGTTAGCGCCGACCTCGTTCCCCAGATCCTTTCTCTACTCTCTACTTGGagaaagtagagaaaggaccctggtaACGAGGTTGATTTGGAGCTTGCGCAAATGTAATTGATGACGTACTGTTTCGGTATTttctcaacctcgttcccagggtctttcgtcttcccacaagagggagtggtcgaagaaagaccctggttggctggtcacgtgccttGGTGACAAAATTATCTTCATGGGAGGGGTACCAATTTTTCAGAAAATTGTCGCCACTAGCATTTGTCACATCCAAAACGAGACTCGAGCAATCGCCATGTTTTTTGGGAGTCTTCATAGTTCGATTTCGCGTAGCAGCTACTGGAATGTTAATCTAAAGCCAAAACAAGTTAAGTGCTTGGAAGCAGTTTACTCTGGTAGAGATGTGATTGCTGTTTTGCCCACGGGCTACGGAAAATCCATTATTTTTCACCTATTGCCCGCACTACTCTTTGAGAAAGTGAACTCCGCTCCGCCATCACAATCTTCTTGCACGATTCATCCTATTGTGATCGTAGTTTCGCCGTTAACTCTCTTATCCGAGATCAAATAAGAAGGAGTACTCAAGGTAATCTCACAGCCGCTATCCTTAATGTGCAAAGGAACGACGACAGCGATGAAGTAGAGTTGGATTTGGCCCACTGGTAtccggtcatttcgttccatggTCAGATCGTTCCAAGTCAGATCGTTCCAATCAATTGTCAGATCGTTCCACAAAATAGTCAGATCGTTCCACAAAATAGTCAGTTCGTCCCACATATGTTATATCTATTTTCTAAATGAGCAAATGTGATCTAAGTCAAAGTAGCGATCAGAACATGGTTGAAAGTATTTTTACAACTACAGGAATTTACATAATAGTGGGAGCGTCGTATGTTAATTTAATTTCACTATTCGCACAATTAGCGAAAGCTAATGTTTGTCCATTTTTGACCACAAGACACACacacacgaaaaaaaaacaagaaacaagttCTTCGCAGCCTACGTTTCCGTTAGTGCGCTCGATGTAAAGTGGTTTTAGATTATACCGTAGCGAGAGAAACCTATATTGGTTTACGCCGGTTTCCGGCGCTACGTTCGAGTTCCCTAACATGTCGTCGCTGGCTATGTTAGTTCACAGTTTTGAGTTCGTTGTTATCCGTAAACCACGAGCAATATCTATAATTTGTACTCCCTATCTCACTCTTAACCCTGTTGCCGTAAAAGGATGAAGCTTTTGATAGCCGCAATCATATTAACTTCGACAATCACGGTGCAGCTTTAATTACGTGACTTCGTTCAATTTATTCAATGCATTTTAAGTTTAGATTGATACAATGTCAAACGCATTATCcttttccaaaacaaaagaaaagctaaTCTTTTAGAAAACATGTGCAAGAGCTATTGTTACGCATTCAAGAGCAAATAGTTGGCACAAGTTATCACCTTCTAACATAAAACAGCAAATCACGATTAAGATGAATTTAATGATGAATTAATTAACTAAACACCGTTGTGTATAAAACCAGAACGAGTCAAAGTAAGCACCCCGATTATTGATCACTATTAGAGCACGTCTCTACGTTGTATATTCCGCGAAATCGATTATTACTTAAACGAttcaaaaatggccgacaaaTGCATTTCTTGTAATCGGACGGTAACAGCAAGACAGGAAGCGATACAGTGCGATGGCTGTTTGAAGTGGAATCACCGTACTTGCAACACTGGTAagttaaatctttttttttattcaataagaCGCACTTGAAATTCGCCTTAAGCTGGAGTAGGAGCTCGGTAATCAGGACTCTCGTAGCCTATCTgacaattatttattttcaattttttttgtaggcaTTACTCAACAAGCTTATCGTGAAGCCGTAAGAGCAGGTGCCGACATCAGTTGGTGCTGCTTGCCATGCCATGCTGGTTCACCAGTAGCCGAAAGTTCCAGGATTTCAGAGCAGTCGATCGACACATTAGAGTCATCTGAGTTTAACCAGCGGGCCTGGATTTCAGAGCAGTCGATAGACATATTAGAGTCATCTGAGTTTAACCCGCGGGCTTATCATAGTGATTCATTGCAGTCCACGATCTACGATCCCCCTACCCAGTCAACTACGGTAAGtcttaaacatttttcttttaaagggaATTCGAAGCTTGCCATGTATCTTTTAACACTTACTGATTGTCTTTTGCATATAATGTAAATTTCTCGCAAGTcctaattgctttttttttctgtttcaggACACTGCCGAAGACAAACCCTCTCATCAACCGATCTTAGACCCCGCCCGTGATGAATCGTCCATCGGTGAACCAGCACCCGAAACATCAACCGTTCCATTCGCTGTAACATTTAAGATCATTGAGGACTCCACTTCAAAAGGCAGGCCAAAGCTGATTGACAACAGGGGATACAGCTATGGTATAAAACGTCGTCGGGTCAACGCTACTGACTGGGTATGCACCAGAAGACCCAAGGTGAATGCAATTTCAGTTGCTTTTAACATAGTCTCAAAATTGCCTTGCTTAATTTCACAAGCCGTTGTtaatactacaacctgagagattcagtcatctaacgtcatgtgttaattttcttgttgtttcgCATACTATGGGTATCCattcccgccaaaattcaaaccttcaatttgtGATTTAAGCATTCAATTTGTCAATACAAAgcttcaattcggcaattcaaaccttcaatttgtcaattcaaaccttcaatttgttgatttaaactttcaattcggcaattcaaactttcaattcggcaattcaaaccttcaatttgttgatttaagcattcaattcggcaattcaaactttcaattcggcaattcaaaccttcaatttgttgatttaagcattcaattcggcaattcaaactttcaattcggcaattcaaaccttcaatttattgatttaagcattcaattcggcaattcaaactttcaattcggcaattcaaaccttcaatttgttgatttaagcattcaattcggcaattcaaactttcaattcggcaattcaaaccttcaatttgttgatttaagcattcaattcggcaattcaaactttcaattcggccattcaaactttcaattcggcaattcaaaccttcaatttgttgatttaagcattcaattcggcaattcaaactttcaattcggcaattcaaactttcaattcggcaattcaaaccttcaatttgttgatttaagcattcaatttgtcaattcagaccttcaatttgttgatttaaactttcaattcggcaattcaaacattcaattcggcaattcaaaccttcaatttgttgatttaagcattcaattcggcaattcaaacattcaagtcggcaattcaaacattcaatttgtcaattcaaagcttcaatttgtcaattcaaaccttcaattcggcaattcaaaccttcGAATTGTCAATTAAAATCATAACATACACAAAAGCCGAAATAAAAAGGGTGCATCAAAAAATACGGTATAACTGGccaaaaaaactcaaagaacactttgtaagttttaagtctCGCCGCGCTTCACGGATTATGACTTGAAAACTTTGGTCGTTAAATTCTTCTTAAGAAACATTGACTCTTGTCTTAAAAAAAGACTTGGTTCGGCGTTTGTTCACGCAGGTTACATTTCATGATCCACAAGAAATGCCATATCGCAAACCTTACTTTAGGGTTTTCATTTACTAAGCAAGACAATGACGATAAAAGAGATAAATCCCACatctcttttctttgttttcgaaatgttgtcTTTCAGAATGCGTGTTGCATAAATATGCATGCAACAaggaacaatgaaaatgaatgaaagtaaatctcacaACTTCGTCtcaagatgccgcattaattcaacttgttgatctCTCTTAAAACGCCTTCTGTCAGAAAGCTTTTTTTGTCTTTCGATTGTTTGGAATCTATGAAGGACTCATGACCAGTTATGTTTTAAAGTGTTACTGCCGCCTTATAACACGCGGCTACAGACCACATTTCAGTAGTGCGGCACAGAAGAGAAAATCACTAAAATGCTGTCCAAGTTTAAAATCACTTATCTAGGAGATAGCAGTCTTACAACTCGTCTCGGACACAATCGATAACAAAACCGTACCCAACTGATACCTCTGACTAAGATTTATATGAATGTGAAACAGCAACTTGGAGCGGAAAATGCCGCACAACTCTATTGTTATTGATATTGAACTAAATGCAGCCATCGCTCAGCTTCacaagaaatgcaactttgcaagCTTTACTTTgatcttttcttttaagctaaACAGTGatgataaaacaaacaaatctcaCATCGCTtctacttgtttttgaaatgctGCATTAATTTGACTTGTTGATCTCTCTTAAGGCGCCTTCTTTTAGAaatctttctttgtctttcaattgtttagaatacggtaaacgttttcGTTGCTTAACTTATATGATTGTAATGGGTTAGTTACTAAACAGGCGCGTGCTctgtttgacaaattacaaaagttaggaactccaagcgaaatcttccttttaGTTAACGATAACAGCGTGTTATGATTTGTTCGCTTTGAAACGGGTTTAAGTGATATCAATTTAGATACGTTAGAGTCGTCTTCACAAAGGGAGAAAACATAACATCcataaaggagaaaaaagaacgACTGATTTTCACACTCGTGATCACTCTAAAGCGTTACTGCCGAATAGGATTGCTTTGGTCGCGCGCAAGATGGAGACACTTTTAGGCAGGCGCAGCTCGGAATTCGAAACGTTGGATCGAATTTTATACCTAAACGTAAATGTTAAGATTTTTTCATTAATGGACtcaatttatcattatttttagttatgatttttattgcttcttcttcttcttgctcttaACGAAGCGCGATGGGTTTTCAGTTTATACCTCTTTGCCAAGAGCCGCTCTGACAtctgattttattattattatttttttttggagaaagcagCTCTTCATATTGCTCGTTTCAAGATTAGGAAAGCGTTCGACTCAAAAGTCCGAATTATGCGTTGCTCACGGCTGGTGTAGCAGCGTAATAAATTAGAACCATagcgttgattattttccaGTGGGTTCGATCAGCCCAAGAAAATTCCCGGATATAAAACCAAtttatttcactctgtgtcaactgcttgaaaataatcgaaaagacaaggaattttttcttcggtctgtgtgacttgtattttcaaatcaagagatTCTCAATGAATTCCGATGAAGTTGAATATTAACAAGCTAGGATGACCGCTGACATaataaaatcatactgcggaatggggtcacagagtctacgtgggaattcgctaccATGTCggatttggcctgtccgattacaaatgtttgtcacAAACAGTAATCGGACAGGTTaaacctgaaacagccaattaacaaccaatcatgttcgagcattttgttactgacacaattaaccctaaccctaacccttttGTATCTATCTTTTACCAGGTCAACCCATGCAAAGCAAGTGTAATTGAACGTTCCGGCTTATTTCACCTTGGTTCAAACGCCCACAACCACGCAGCAGAAGTCGGCGTAGAATTAGCTGCCATGATTACAACAAAAGTCAAGGCCAAAGCATCAGTCGACATCTTCAAACCAGCATCTGCCATTGTGGAAGAGGTCCTTTTAGAAGACCTGGAGGATGTTCCCTGTCTGTGTCTGCCAAAGCCGGAGTACCTAGCCCGAGTTGCCAACCGACACCGACAGCGCCTGAGACCAAAAGATCCAAGAGATCTTAATTTCGATTTCGAGCAAGACCACATTCCAGACGGGTTCCTGCGAGGAGACTTACAAGTGCGCCAAAACCGTAGGCATTTGATTTTCGCCACCGATCAGCAGCTACAGCACCTTGCCCGAGCCAAGTCTTGGTATATAGACGGCACATTCAAACTATGTCGGCACCCGTTCAACCAGCTAATGACCGTGAATGCCTTCGTCAGAAGCGACGACCATGCCAAACAAGTGCCCCTCCTCTTCGTACTGATGTCGGGAAGAAAGAAGAACGATTACAAAAAAGTGCTCAAACGGCTACTCGAGATCCTCCCTTCAGCCCCGGCCGTTCGACAAGTGACATTAGATTTTGAGAGAGCAATCTGGGCCGCTTTAAGAGACGTAATCCCTCATGCAAAGCTGCACGGTTGTGTATTCCACTGGACCCAAGCCCTGTGGAGAAAGGTGAGTGGGAAAAACTTATTCATTATAGATTTGCAAAAGGTTAAAAATAATTCACGCAGTCGAATAATCGgcaagtttcctttttttgggagatatgaaatgttttaaaaatgttttacaaAACTGTCCTtcgaatcaattaatttagGGATTAGAACTCCGTAAAAGTGGCATCAGTAGCCAAATCTTTTTCTTTATCCATACTACAGGTGCAAGAACTCGGCCTTCAATCATCGTATACTCATGACCGTGGTACACACTTATACATTAAAAAGATGATGGCGCTGCCTTTCCTGCCTGAAGAAGAGATTGAACCCATGTTTCAACGGCTTCAACGACAAGCTTCGGAGCCTCTGCAACAGTTCACAGAGTACGTAAACAATACCTGGATCAACGGCACGTGGGGACCCTCCGACTGGACCGCATTCAAGAAAGCCATCCGCACCAACAATGATGTTGAAGGCTGGCATAATGCACTCAACCGCCGAGCCTCTGGACGAGGACAGCTGCCATTGTATTTACTCATAAAGTTCCTACACAAAGAAGCTACACTTACCGCCCTCCACATCCGCCTCGTTTCAGAGaggaaattgaaaagaattcagCGACGCAAGTACCGCGAGCTGCAGGCGAAACTGTTCGAACTTTGGGACCAGTATGAAGCGAAAGAACGATCAGCCAAACGTTTGCTGAAAGCATGCTCCCACCTCAATGGACCGAGGGAAAGTTAAAGTAGATACGTTCAACTCTTGCTTTAGGTCCTTCTAATGAGTGCAATACAGTATATATTTAAGTATATAACCGATGTGGATAATTCTCGCTAGTTCACACGATCTTGCGTTAGCTAATCTAGGTTAAGgtcattatttatttgaaaTCGTAGGTTTAGTCGATAAGCTTAGGATATCTATATAAAGCAAGTTTTACAAGACTCTAGGTATAAGATGTAGTACACAAGCGTTTAATTAAGACTGCAGAGTTCAAGATTAAGGTCATTTTGTATTTAAATGTTAGATAATATAAGTTCATCCGCATGTAAAAGGAGCGTTATTAAAAGGCAGTGAGTTTCAGTATGATAGTGCGTACATGTATATACATTGGAGACGATGCTTGCAATGCTCGATTATATTTTCGGCAAGACAAATTATCATAAAATCGAGATTGTAATTCGAAACTCGCGTTgatttcaaaatttgcatacatctCGCGTTGAAAAGAAATTAGGTTACTAGCGCTTCGAAATACTGTACTTCCCGAACAGCATAGCTTTTTGCTGTGCTATATCTTTCCAAAACATCGATCGATTCCTCATATCTTTCCAAAACATCGATCGATTCCTCATTGGTATTACACTAGGTAGCAGCATCAATGATTAAGTCCGTGGCTGGTTGAATTTACAACAAAATTATtcgtttcttgtttttaaacATCTTAAGATAAAGTCAAATTTATATTTGGAACGAACTGACCTTTTCGTGGACCGAACTGACTATTTTATGGAACGATCTGACAATTGTTTGGAACGATCTGACTTGGAACGATCTGAccatggaacgaaatgaccgtaaATCGGCCCACTCGAACTCTTCTTTGTTAAGAGATGGGAGATATGACCTTGTTTTCACCCACCCAGAAGCGGTCCTGTCGTGCAAAGAAGGACTAGAGCTTTTTCAAAGTACGCCATACCAACGATCTGTGCAAGCGGTAGTCATTGATGAAGCGCATTGTATTTTAGAGTGGTAAGTGTGTTGATCCTTCGAATAGTATGGAATGATACTGAACGTTACGTCTTCGCCGCCTTTCATGTTTGGGAAAATATTTTGATTGACcggcatttattttaaaatagcGAGTAGTATAAGAAAGGAGTTCCTCACAGGGCAAACTGTTCCATAAGGAATTACCGTGGGAAGAAATGATATTCTTAACCGTTTGACTTTGTAATCACCGAGGCcaagttttctttattattatctcttGGCAACTCCAAAGCATAGAGTGGATGCTAATCTTTACACTGGATTAACTACCAAGCTTAAGGTttaaaattctgaagtaaatgTGCTTTTAAGTTCGGAAAATATTTACCTTCATGTCTCAACTAGTAGTGTTCTTAAGATGCACAATTTGAAACATTTCCTGTTTCATAGAAAGTAAATCTTACCACTGTACACCCTTTGCTTGCCTTGTCAGGGGAGATGACTTCAGGAAAGATTATTCACACCTCTCTATGTTGTGTGCCATTTTTCCTAATGTGCCAGTGGTTGCACTGACTGCTACAGCAAGCAAGACCGACATTAGCAGCATTAAGGAATCCCTCAACTTAAGAAATCCACTAGAAGTCATAGGGAACCCAAACAGGCCTAACATTCACTACAAGAAAGTATTTCGCAAAGGAGATGATATTGACTTCTTTGAGGAATTGCTGCAGCCTATTGCCtgtgatttgaaagcaaaaactgtGGATTACCCAATCACAATAATGTATCTACCCCTGAGATGGTGTGgttttgctttcaaattctTTGAAAGACATTTGGGAAGTGAGCAGTACTACCCATCTAATGCCCAGCCATTACCAGAAAACAGACTTTTTGCCCAGTATCATGCCCCACAGACAATTGCCATGAAGGACCAAATATTGAAGGAACTGTCTTCAGCTGTTTCAAAAGTTAGAGTAGTTTTTGCTACAGTTGCCATGGGAATGGGAGTAGACATTCAAGCAATACGGACCGTAATTCATGTGGAACCACCACGCACAGTAAGGGAATATTTTCAAGAGACTGGACGAGCTGGTCGTGATGGTAAACTGGCTCATGCTGTGCTGTACTACAATAATCGTGATATTGCTAGAAATCGTGAAGGCATGAGCGACAATATTCGCAACTTTTGCCGGCTAGAGGATGGTTGCCTTAGGAAATTTCTTTTGGGCTGTCTAGATGCAAAAGTACCAGATACAAAAGGCCCTTCCCATCTCTGCTGCAGTTATTGTGAATCAGTATGCAAATGCCCTGATTGCATGGCATAGATATTATTAACATTTTCCCACTCTGTTTCTTTCTAATGTAAAAAAGAAGTTTCCTGCAATGAAATAACATTCAGTACATTTATTTGCGTCATTATTAAATTTCAGTACAATTAAATTTTATCTTGATGGCTTTTGAAAACTATACAACTTCTTCATGCAAATCCCCATATATACAAATATTATTCAATTGctgccatcatcatcatcgtcattatcaagATGCTCCATTGGGGCATCAAGTATTAAGTTTCTTTTATGCCTGTTGAGCCATCTGTCAAGTTCCACTTCATCAAGAGTTGCCAAGGGATCAGATGATATGAC belongs to Acropora muricata isolate sample 2 chromosome 9, ASM3666990v1, whole genome shotgun sequence and includes:
- the LOC136927730 gene encoding putative ATP-dependent DNA helicase Q1, with protein sequence MERNDRKSAHSNSSLLRDGRYDLVFTHPEAVLSCKEGLELFQSTPYQRSVQAVVIDEAHCILEWGDDFRKDYSHLSMLCAIFPNVPVVALTATASKTDISSIKESLNLRNPLEVIGNPNRPNIHYKKVFRKGDDIDFFEELLQPIACDLKAKTVDYPITIMYLPLRWCGFAFKFFERHLGSEQYYPSNAQPLPENRLFAQYHAPQTIAMKDQILKELSSAVSKVRVVFATVAMGMGVDIQAIRTVIHVEPPRTVREYFQETGRAGRDGKLAHAVLYYNNRDIARNREGMSDNIRNFCRLEDGCLRKFLLGCLDAKVPDTKGPSHLCCSYCESVCKCPDCMA
- the LOC136928148 gene encoding uncharacterized protein, whose translation is MADKCISCNRTVTARQEAIQCDGCLKWNHRTCNTGITQQAYREAVRAGADISWCCLPCHAGSPVAESSRISEQSIDTLESSEFNQRAWISEQSIDILESSEFNPRAYHSDSLQSTIYDPPTQSTTDTAEDKPSHQPILDPARDESSIGEPAPETSTVPFAVTFKIIEDSTSKGRPKLIDNRGYSYGIKRRRVNATDWVCTRRPKVNPCKASVIERSGLFHLGSNAHNHAAEVGVELAAMITTKVKAKASVDIFKPASAIVEEVLLEDLEDVPCLCLPKPEYLARVANRHRQRLRPKDPRDLNFDFEQDHIPDGFLRGDLQVRQNRRHLIFATDQQLQHLARAKSWYIDGTFKLCRHPFNQLMTVNAFVRSDDHAKQVPLLFVLMSGRKKNDYKKVLKRLLEILPSAPAVRQVTLDFERAIWAALRDVIPHAKLHGCVFHWTQALWRKVQELGLQSSYTHDRGTHLYIKKMMALPFLPEEEIEPMFQRLQRQASEPLQQFTEYVNNTWINGTWGPSDWTAFKKAIRTNNDVEGWHNALNRRASGRGQLPLYLLIKFLHKEATLTALHIRLVSERKLKRIQRRKYRELQAKLFELWDQYEAKERSAKRLLKACSHLNGPRES